The proteins below are encoded in one region of Lonchura striata isolate bLonStr1 chromosome 1, bLonStr1.mat, whole genome shotgun sequence:
- the WRNIP1 gene encoding ATPase WRNIP1 isoform X1 — MEPAEGAEEERPVQCPVCLRELPGADINPHLDRCLQAGGAEAEPPSKRPRLAAAPPGGQAEGQPEEARPAAASPVFSLFRKGRGGGRSGAGRDEAAAPSGDSLAQKLQGKPLAERLRPDTLGSYVGQERVLGAQTLLRSLLEAHEIPSLILWGPPGCGKTTLAHIIANSSKKNGMRFVTLSATSAKTNDVRDVISQAQNEKRLFKRKTILFIDEIHRFNKSQQDTFLPHVECGTVTLIGATTENPSFQVNAALLSRCRVIVLEKLSAEAMEAILMRAVRFLGLQVLGQGDQHSTPATDSGSKSSELPVYIEEKALNTLAYLCDGDARTGLNGLQLAVQARVAVGRTTPLNTTAKGGAADCILVTEEHVKEGLQRSHILYDRAGEEHYNCISALHKSMRGSDENASLYWLARMLEGGEDPLYVARRLVRFASEDIGLADPLALTQAVAAYQGCHFIGMPECEVILAQCVVYFARAPKSIEVYRAYGNVKECLRMHTGPLPPVALHLRNAPTRLMKNLGYGKGYKYNPMYKEPVEQDYLPEELKGTDFFKERET; from the exons ATGGAGCCGGCGGAGGGCGCCGAGGAGGAGCGGCCGGTGCAGTGCCCCGTGTGCCTGCGGGAGCTGCCGGGCGCCGACATCAACCCGCACCTGGACCGCTGCTTGCAGGCCGGCGGCGCCGAGGCCGAGCCCCCCAGCAAGCGGCCGCGCctcgccgccgccccgccgggcggGCAGGCCGAGGGGCAGCCGGAGGAggcccgcccggccgccgcgTCCCCCGTCTTCTCCCTGTTCCGCAAgggccgcggcggcgggcggagcggcgcggggcgggacGAGGCCGCCGCGCCGAGCGGGGACAGCCTGGCGCAGAAGCTGCAGGGGAAGCCCCTGGCCGAGCGGCTGCGGCCGGACACGCTGGGCAGCTACGTGGGGCAGGAGCGGGTGCTGGGGGCACAGACGCTGCTGCGGTCCCTGCTGGAGGCCCACGAGATCCCCTCCCTCATCCTCTGGGGGCCGCCGGGCTGCGGGAAG ACTACACTGGCACACATCATAGCcaacagcagcaaaaagaaTGGCATGAGGTTTGTGACACTGTCAGCCACAAGTGCCAAGACAAATGATGTTCGAGATGTCATCAGCCAAGCCCAGAATGAAAAAAGGCTCTTCAAGAGAAAAACTATCCTCTTTATTGATGAGATCCATCGTTTTAATAAATCTCAGCAG GACACTTTCCTTCCTCACGTCGAGTGTGGGACGGTGACTCTGATAGGAGCGACCACAGAAAACCCTTCCTTCCAAGTCAACGCCGCGCTGCTGAGCCGGTGCCGGGTGATTGTCCTGGAGAAGCTCTCGGCTGAAGCGATGGAGGCAATTCTGATGAGGGCTGTCAGGTTCTTAGGGCTCCAAGTATTGGGCCAGGGTGACCAGCACAGCACCCCTGCGACTGACAGCGGCAGCAAGAGCTCGGA ATTACCGGTGTACATAGAGGAGAAAGCTCTGAACACACTTGCCTATCTTTGCGATGGGGATGCCAGGACTGGGCTGAACGGACTCCAGTTGGCAGTTCAGGCCAGAGTAGCAGTGGGAAGGACCACTCCTTTGAACACCACTGCCAAAGGTGGTGCTGCAGATTGCATTCTGGTAACAGAAGAGCATGTAAAGGAGGGGCTCCAGCGATCTCACATCCTGTATGACCGAGCAG GAGAAGAACATTACAACTGCATCTCTGCCCTGCACAAGTCTATGAGAGGCTCTGATGAAAACGCCTCCCTTTACTGGCTTGCTCGAATGCTTGAGGGCGGTGAGGATCCACTCTATGTGGCAAGGAGGCTGGTGAGGTTTGCAAGTGAAGATATAG GACTGGCAGATCCTCTGGCTTTAACACAAGCAGTTGCTGCTTATCAAGGCTGTCACTTCATTGGAATGCCTGAGTGTGAG GTGATTCTAGCACAGTGTGTAGTGTACTTTGCCAGAGCCCCAAAGTCTATAGAGGTGTACAGGGCATATGGCAACGTCAAGGAATGCCTGAGGATGCACACGGGACCACTGCCCCCTGTTGCTCTGCACCTGAGAAATGCACCAACAAGGCTCATGAAGAACTTGGGCTATGGAAAAGGCTACAAATACAACCCCATGTACAAGGAACCTGTGGAGCAGGACTATCTACCAGAAGAGTTGAAAGGAACAGACTTCTTCAAGGAACGAGAAACATGA
- the WRNIP1 gene encoding ATPase WRNIP1 isoform X2 — translation MEPAEGAEEERPVQCPVCLRELPGADINPHLDRCLQAGGAEAEPPSKRPRLAAAPPGGQAEGQPEEARPAAASPVFSLFRKGRGGGRSGAGRDEAAAPSGDSLAQKLQGKPLAERLRPDTLGSYVGQERVLGAQTLLRSLLEAHEIPSLILWGPPGCGKTTLAHIIANSSKKNGMRFVTLSATSAKTNDVRDVISQAQNEKRLFKRKTILFIDEIHRFNKSQQDTFLPHVECGTVTLIGATTENPSFQVNAALLSRCRVIVLEKLSAEAMEAILMRAVRFLGLQVLGQGDQHSTPATDSGSKSSELPVYIEEKALNTLAYLCDGDARTGLNGLQLAVQARVAVGRTTPLNTTAKGGAADCILVTEEHVKEGLQRSHILYDRAGEEHYNCISALHKSMRGSDENASLYWLARMLEGGEDPLYVARRLVRFASEDIGDSSTVCSVLCQSPKVYRGVQGIWQRQGMPEDAHGTTAPCCSAPEKCTNKAHEELGLWKRLQIQPHVQGTCGAGLSTRRVERNRLLQGTRNMTAVLRMGFYFMTHTFLLG, via the exons ATGGAGCCGGCGGAGGGCGCCGAGGAGGAGCGGCCGGTGCAGTGCCCCGTGTGCCTGCGGGAGCTGCCGGGCGCCGACATCAACCCGCACCTGGACCGCTGCTTGCAGGCCGGCGGCGCCGAGGCCGAGCCCCCCAGCAAGCGGCCGCGCctcgccgccgccccgccgggcggGCAGGCCGAGGGGCAGCCGGAGGAggcccgcccggccgccgcgTCCCCCGTCTTCTCCCTGTTCCGCAAgggccgcggcggcgggcggagcggcgcggggcgggacGAGGCCGCCGCGCCGAGCGGGGACAGCCTGGCGCAGAAGCTGCAGGGGAAGCCCCTGGCCGAGCGGCTGCGGCCGGACACGCTGGGCAGCTACGTGGGGCAGGAGCGGGTGCTGGGGGCACAGACGCTGCTGCGGTCCCTGCTGGAGGCCCACGAGATCCCCTCCCTCATCCTCTGGGGGCCGCCGGGCTGCGGGAAG ACTACACTGGCACACATCATAGCcaacagcagcaaaaagaaTGGCATGAGGTTTGTGACACTGTCAGCCACAAGTGCCAAGACAAATGATGTTCGAGATGTCATCAGCCAAGCCCAGAATGAAAAAAGGCTCTTCAAGAGAAAAACTATCCTCTTTATTGATGAGATCCATCGTTTTAATAAATCTCAGCAG GACACTTTCCTTCCTCACGTCGAGTGTGGGACGGTGACTCTGATAGGAGCGACCACAGAAAACCCTTCCTTCCAAGTCAACGCCGCGCTGCTGAGCCGGTGCCGGGTGATTGTCCTGGAGAAGCTCTCGGCTGAAGCGATGGAGGCAATTCTGATGAGGGCTGTCAGGTTCTTAGGGCTCCAAGTATTGGGCCAGGGTGACCAGCACAGCACCCCTGCGACTGACAGCGGCAGCAAGAGCTCGGA ATTACCGGTGTACATAGAGGAGAAAGCTCTGAACACACTTGCCTATCTTTGCGATGGGGATGCCAGGACTGGGCTGAACGGACTCCAGTTGGCAGTTCAGGCCAGAGTAGCAGTGGGAAGGACCACTCCTTTGAACACCACTGCCAAAGGTGGTGCTGCAGATTGCATTCTGGTAACAGAAGAGCATGTAAAGGAGGGGCTCCAGCGATCTCACATCCTGTATGACCGAGCAG GAGAAGAACATTACAACTGCATCTCTGCCCTGCACAAGTCTATGAGAGGCTCTGATGAAAACGCCTCCCTTTACTGGCTTGCTCGAATGCTTGAGGGCGGTGAGGATCCACTCTATGTGGCAAGGAGGCTGGTGAGGTTTGCAAGTGAAGATATAG GTGATTCTAGCACAGTGTGTAGTGTACTTTGCCAGAGCCCCAAAGTCTATAGAGGTGTACAGGGCATATGGCAACGTCAAGGAATGCCTGAGGATGCACACGGGACCACTGCCCCCTGTTGCTCTGCACCTGAGAAATGCACCAACAAGGCTCATGAAGAACTTGGGCTATGGAAAAGGCTACAAATACAACCCCATGTACAAGGAACCTGTGGAGCAGGACTATCTACCAGAAGAGTTGAAAGGAACAGACTTCTTCAAGGAACGAGAAACATGACTGCTGTTCTCAGaatgggtttttattttatgacTCATACATTTCTACTGGGATAA